Proteins co-encoded in one Nicotiana sylvestris chromosome 7, ASM39365v2, whole genome shotgun sequence genomic window:
- the LOC138873281 gene encoding uncharacterized protein, whose product MSVKRQRCDKKYYNPQIKTFMPMEKHASKVPIPFAFKLLQDEIILSVEYGLFSNSDGSYIVRHYSKTDGGRFVYWNPLEEVVQCSCQELNFKEFCAGILVEYLMLIIISRYQRNTCRLDGGKKIHCSPDEDCHIENPQQSQTKGRKKGKRLIGGVEAAKKTRYCHVPNLGGTGFKTDGQGSYEVIQLLWSPFAH is encoded by the exons ATGTCAGTGAAGAGGCAACGATGCGACAAAAAGTATTACAATCCTCAAATTAAGACATTCATGCCAATGGAGAAACATGCATCAAAAGTCCCCATACCTTTTGCCTTTAAGTTATTACAGGATGAGATAATACTCTCTGTTGAATATGGTTTATTTTCAAATAGTGATGGATCTTATATTGTGCGCCACTACAGCAAAACAGATGGTGGACGTTTTGTTTATTGGAATCCACTAGAAGAGGTTGTTCAATGTTCTTGCCAAGAGTTGAATTTTAAGGAATTTTGTGCAGGCATTCTAGTCGAGTACTTAATGCTCATAATTATTTCACGTTACCAGAGAAATACTTGTCGGCTAGATGGAGGCAAGAAAATTCATTG TTCTCCAGATGAAGATTGTCATATTGAAAATCCCCAACAATCTCAGACAAAAGGAAGGAAGAAAGGGAAAAGGTTAATTGGTGGTGTTGAAGCTGCTAAAAAAACAAGATACTGCCATGTTCCTAATTTAGGTGGAACTG GTTTCAAAACGGATGGACAAGGAAGCTATGAGGTGATCCAGTTGTTATGGAGTCCTTTTGCTCATTGA